Within Thermostichus vulcanus str. 'Rupite', the genomic segment TGCCCCTTGGCCCGTTGCTCCATCCACTTGCCCACCAGGATCAGGGTGGTGACCACCGCCGAGACCTCATAATACACATCGGGGTGGAGCCCCTGCCGATGGAAATAATGAGGAAAAATCGTTGGGAACAGGGAATAGAAGAAAGCTGCGCTCGTTCCCAAAGCCACCAACGTGTTCATATCCGCCGAACGCCGTTGCCAAGCTGCCCAAGCACCGCGATAAAAATGCTTGCCCACCCAAAATTGCACCGGGGCCGTCAGCACCAACTGCAACCAGGGATTGTGCAGCCACATGGGAAAGCCTGGGATCTCCATCCCCAGCATCATCGGCAGGGATCCGATCACCAAGACCGTACTGATGCCCACTCCAATCGCCACCTTCAGTTTCAGATCCCGTTCTGCTGCCCGTTGGGCGATCCGCTCGGCATCACTTGTCTCGGAATCCTGCCCATCCGCCTGGACTAACCGCGCCTGATACCCCGCCTGTTGGACCGCCCGGATCAACAGCTCGGGGCTGACCCGTTGCGGATCCCCTTTGACAGTGGCCTGTTCGGTGGCAAAATTAACGGATCCCTGAGAGACCCCCTGCACTTGCGTCAAAGCCTGTTCAATGCTGTGGGCACAGGAGGCACAACTCATGCCCTGCAAAGCCAACTGCCAGGTTGCCTCAGAGGTGGGGTCGGGAACCTTCTGAGCTGGTAAAGCGCCGGAAAACGCCTCAGAGCTTGGGTGAGCAGACATGGCGACACCTCGATAAATTGTTTAGGTCAAGAGAACCAACCCTTGCTCCCCATCTGGAGGGAGCAGAAGTTTGGGGTTGGAAGGGATTCGGCCAGCCGGAGTGATGAATTGGGAAGGAATAAACCTGGGTCAATTTACGGAGCCGGAGGATATCCCGCCTGAGTCAGGGCCTGCCGCAAATCACTCACGGGGCGCTCGGAGGTAATCACCACCTGCTTGGTTTTGGGATCCGCCTGGACTTGGGCTTGCGGATCCAGTTGTTGCACAGCTTTGGTGACAGTTTCTACACAGGCAGAACAGGCTAGTTTCGGTACGGTCAACGCGGTCTGCATCTTGAAAAGCCTCCTGGAAGTCAGGTGCCACCCCCGGTCGGAGCGGTTCTAGAACTCAATTGGCTTGATGCTAAACCTTACAGTCCACTGGAGAGTCAAGAGGGGTCACGGCTCTTCCATATTCCAACGGTGATCCACTTGATAGCCCCGCTGTCGCCAGTCTTCTTCCAGTTGCTGCTGTTGGGTTAGGGCCTTGCGCAAGGAATTGATCAGCTCCTGCATACGAGCCCGATTGTTAAAATCCTGTTCTTCGACTGCCGGAAAGGTCTGCCGCTCCAGAACCCGCAGCAAAAATTCATAGTGGACATGAGCAGGTACAGGAATACGTTTCATCGGTCTGAGCGATCCTTGGGATCCATCTGATCCTCATTCAATGGGACGACAACAGGTGACGGGCAGCTTGACCGGGATCCGGCTGTTTCACCAAGGCTTCCCCTACCAGTACAGAGCGAACTCCCCAATCCCGTAACTGTTGCAGATCGGCGGCAGTGTAAATACCAGACTCACTCACCACCGGTAGAACGTGCGGGTGCGCCGCACCGCTGCCGGGAACGGCAAGGAGATCCCGGTAGGTGGCCAACAGTCGGCGGGTCGTGTTCAAATCCACCGTAAAGGTTTTCAGATCCCGATTGTTGATGCCAATCAGCACCCGCCCCTTGGCCTCCTCCAGTTGAGGTAACTGCAGGATCCGCTGCAACTCTTGTGGGGTATGCACCTCCAGCAGAGCCGCCATGCCCAACTGGACAATCAATTTCAGAAAATAACCCAAATCGGTATCCGAAAGGATAGCCGCAATCAACAGCACCGCATCTGCCCCCAACGAGCGGGCCCACAGAATTTGGTAGGGATAGAGAATGAACTCCTTGCACAGCAGCGGGATTTCTACAGCCTGGCGAATTTGCCGGAGATACTCGCCACTGCCCTGAAAAAAACGCTCATCCGTCAGCACCGATAAGCAACTGGCCCCCCCTGCCACGTAGCTTCGGGCAATTGCCACCGGGTCAAAGGGATCCCGTAGGATGCCGCGGCTGGGAGAGGCCTTTTTTACCTCGGCAATTAAAGAAACCGGGTGGGGAGATTGGGTAAGAGCCGCCACAAAATCTCGGGTGGGAGGCGCTTGGGCCACCTGTTGCTGCAACTGCTTGAGGGGCACCTGTTGACGCTGGCGCTCCACTTCCTGTTCTTTATGCCAGACAATCTCCTCTAAGATATGGCGAGGTTTGGCTTCAGACGAGGCGGATTGATAGACCTGGGAGGCCACCACTATCGCTGGAGCAGGAGAACGACGACGGATGGACAGTGGTTCACCTCGTAGCTCCATAGAACCCCTCAACAGAACTCCACACCACACCCTAGACTACTCTAGTTTTCCAGTGACAGTTTGAATAGCTACTCCAGCCCTCCGCAAACCCAGCTGCGGGAAGGTGGTTTTTTTTACTCCAGAGGGTGAACGATCCCAACGGAAGCTGGTTAAACTGCAAGTTAGGATAGGGGCCAAGTTGCCTACTGCATTGCCAAGCATGTGGATCCAATTGGGGTGGGTGGACAAAGCACAAGCACTGGCTATTGAGCCTGGTTGACTCGCTGCACCCTAAACACCATCCCAACTTCCCAGGATGGGGGAGCGGCTCGGCTGAGGCAGAATTTAGATCATCGCTGTCTATGCTGTTTTGAAGGAGTCCAGGTGTGCTGTATCTCGCAGAGCTATCCAAGCCAATTGGGTTTGCCAAGTCGTCTCTGCAATTGCTGGCTAAGCAGCAGCAAGACAACACCTGGGTGGCGGTCAACGAAGACGCCATTACCCTTGAGGGTCGCATTGCCCAGGACGCGAACCGCTTTAAGGATGGCTCCTTGGTGCTAGCGGAAATCTCCGGTAGCCGTCAGGTTTCCCGCATTAGCGAAGCGGCTCGTCAACTGGTTACTTATTTACAAAACTTCAGCCGCGTTCAGGACAAAGCCCGCAGCCAAGAGGAAGAGATCGAAGTTTGGAAGCAATCCCTCACCTTTCAGGCCCAGGAGCTCACCCGTCGCGAGATGGAGCTAGAAGGGCGAGAGGAAGAAATCCAGCGGCTCTACGAGCAATACAAAGGGGTCGAAGAAGATCGAAAACTCCTGGACAGTCTCAAACAAGAGCTGGAAACCCAACAGGCCCACCTGGCCGAGCAACAACGCCTGATCGGGCAGCAGCGGGAAGCTCTCCATCAGCGGCAACAGGAGTTGGAAGCACAGTTGCAGGCGGCCCGTTCCAGCCGACTGGGGGAGGAGGAAGCAGTACAGCTACAGGCTTTGATTCAGCAGCTCCAGGAGTGTTTACAGCCTGCTCAGGATCCCCTTGCCCCTGTCCAAAGCTTGAAGAACCACATCCAACAGCGCCAAGAGCACCTAAACCAGCTAATCGCAACCCTAGAACAGGAGCGACAGCAGGCGCAAACTCAACAAAATGAGTTGGATCAGGATCACCACCGTTGGCAAGAGCGCCGTACCGCTTGGTGGGGATCCCGTCAATTGTGGGATCAAACTCAGGCTGGGTGGCAAGCCCAACAGGGATCCCTGCGGGCTTATCAAGAGCAACTGCAGCAGATAGCCAAGCAACTGCAACTGCAGGAGATCCTCCACCAGCAAACCTATCGCCTCGTGCAAGAGTACGATTTCATCACCGCCAGCGGAGTGAGCAACGGCGCGGCAGGAGCGGCAGATCCCCCCATCTCCCTGGAGGAACTGACGACTTTGGTCAGCCAACTGCGGCGGGATTACGAACAGCGCTCTGCTCAGGTGAACCAACAGCGGGCTGAGCTAGAACAAAACCGGCAAGCCTTGCGGGAACTGCAAGAGCGCTTAGCAACAGCCTCTCCTGATGAGCAGTTTGATATTGAAATGGATATCGACTACGCGCAGTCCGCCTGCGGAGCCTTAGAAGAAGCCCTGTTGCCCCAAGAGAAAAACCTGCAACGGGAATACGAAGAGCTTATCCGCCAAGAGGCCCG encodes:
- a CDS encoding DUF5340 domain-containing protein → MKRIPVPAHVHYEFLLRVLERQTFPAVEEQDFNNRARMQELINSLRKALTQQQQLEEDWRQRGYQVDHRWNMEEP
- a CDS encoding heavy-metal-associated domain-containing protein, encoding MQTALTVPKLACSACVETVTKAVQQLDPQAQVQADPKTKQVVITSERPVSDLRQALTQAGYPPAP
- the hmpF gene encoding pilus motility taxis protein HmpF; translation: MLYLAELSKPIGFAKSSLQLLAKQQQDNTWVAVNEDAITLEGRIAQDANRFKDGSLVLAEISGSRQVSRISEAARQLVTYLQNFSRVQDKARSQEEEIEVWKQSLTFQAQELTRREMELEGREEEIQRLYEQYKGVEEDRKLLDSLKQELETQQAHLAEQQRLIGQQREALHQRQQELEAQLQAARSSRLGEEEAVQLQALIQQLQECLQPAQDPLAPVQSLKNHIQQRQEHLNQLIATLEQERQQAQTQQNELDQDHHRWQERRTAWWGSRQLWDQTQAGWQAQQGSLRAYQEQLQQIAKQLQLQEILHQQTYRLVQEYDFITASGVSNGAAGAADPPISLEELTTLVSQLRRDYEQRSAQVNQQRAELEQNRQALRELQERLATASPDEQFDIEMDIDYAQSACGALEEALLPQEKNLQREYEELIRQEARLSQLQGQPTAAPTLPTVDIGPILGQIDSQKQALLQEQSRLQTLIQQLESSLQPQQENLARQRQELEQQWRQLEEEEGSLRVRTQAMAETWGRLNHLQASLYPERDLWADLGAQLAQLETDWSRHQQETSTARTHVEQVQSLLATLAQA
- the trpC gene encoding indole-3-glycerol phosphate synthase TrpC, producing the protein MSIRRRSPAPAIVVASQVYQSASSEAKPRHILEEIVWHKEQEVERQRQQVPLKQLQQQVAQAPPTRDFVAALTQSPHPVSLIAEVKKASPSRGILRDPFDPVAIARSYVAGGASCLSVLTDERFFQGSGEYLRQIRQAVEIPLLCKEFILYPYQILWARSLGADAVLLIAAILSDTDLGYFLKLIVQLGMAALLEVHTPQELQRILQLPQLEEAKGRVLIGINNRDLKTFTVDLNTTRRLLATYRDLLAVPGSGAAHPHVLPVVSESGIYTAADLQQLRDWGVRSVLVGEALVKQPDPGQAARHLLSSH